A single window of Nicotiana sylvestris chromosome 3, ASM39365v2, whole genome shotgun sequence DNA harbors:
- the LOC138887366 gene encoding uncharacterized protein, whose amino-acid sequence MAPYPRLQGYNNQNQQQGYHPPQQQHGGRQEDGFARLEVMMQHVIGSNAKISERVDAHDSAIKNIEVQMGQISMSLNNRPHDITYRHSNKPKRSRPKAADGNESTKLTEVTIQPAQEEHNIQIETEKEAETAQEQVVEVAADKECIERDAWVCKNDEGLDVPKIRFPIVILTQTCSAVTTRPIAEKLSDPGSFTIPCTIGNFAFAKALCDLGDNINPMPLAIYKRLRIGRARPTSMLLQLADRTVKRPSGILDDMLIQVGIFVFPTDFVILDCKDPLATCLMNLDEVNGEEMAEWVLALEGRGLWDRTLEFEPFHLENREIPPAKPSIEEPPKLELKPLPTHLRYEFLGPDSILPVIISFSLLDVQAQKLLQLLKECKTAIG is encoded by the exons atggcaccttatcCAAGGCTACAGGGATATAACAATCAAAATCAGCAGCAGGGGTATCACCCTCCtcagcagcagcatggtggacgacaggaagatgggtttgctagacttgaggTAATGATGCAACATgttattgggtctaatgcaaaaattagtgaaagagtagatgcacatgattcagctatcaagaatattgaagtgcagatggGCCAAATTTCGATGTCTCTAAACAATCGTCCTCATGACATTACCTACAGACActcaaataaacccaaaagatcaaggcccaaagCAGCTGATGGCA atgagtCAACGAAATTGACAGAGGTGACAATCCAGCCTGCCCAAGAAGAACATAACATTCAGATTGAGactgagaaagaagctgagacagcCCAGGAACAAGTAGTTGAGGTGGCAGCTGATAAAGA ATGCATTGAAAGAGATGcctgggtatgcaaaaatgatgaaggacttgatgtcccgaaaattcGATTTCCCATAGTGATTCTTACTCAGACTTGCAGTGCAGTGACGACTAGACCAATTGCGGAGAAGCTATCTGACCCAGGGAGCTTTACAATTCCCTGCActattggtaattttgctttCGCTAAGGCACTTTGTGATCTAGGGGACAACATAAATCCTATGCCCCTGGCGATTTATAAGAGGTTGAGGAtcggaagagctagacccacctctatgttgttgcagctggctgacaggactgtaaaaagaccctctggtatcctggatgatatgttgattcaGGTAGGGATATTTGTGTTCCCTacagattttgtgatcttagactgcaag GACCCTCTTGCTACATgtctgatgaatttagatgaggtgaatggagaAGAAATGGCAGAATGGGTATTGGCGTTAGAGGGTAGAGGGTTATGGGATAGAACTCTTGAATTTGAGCCCTTTCACTTGGAAAATAGAGAAattcctccagccaagccatccattgaagaaccaccaaagttGGAATTGAAGCCATTGCCcacccatctcaggtatgagttccttgGTCCTGACTCCatattacctgttattatctcatttAGTTTGTTAGACGTGCAGGCACAAAAACTTTTGCAGCTACTCAAGGAGtgtaagactgccattgggtaa